Proteins from a single region of Diaphorobacter limosus:
- the atpE gene encoding F0F1 ATP synthase subunit C, translating to MENILGLVALACGLIVGLGAIGASIGIALMGGKFLESSARQPELINELQTKMFILAGLIDAAFLIGVAIALLFAFANPFVLA from the coding sequence ATGGAAAACATTCTCGGCCTCGTCGCTCTGGCTTGCGGTCTGATCGTTGGTCTTGGCGCCATTGGCGCCTCGATCGGTATCGCTCTGATGGGCGGCAAGTTCCTGGAATCGTCGGCCCGTCAGCCCGAGCTGATCAACGAGCTGCAAACCAAGATGTTCATCTTGGCCGGCCTGATCGACGCGGCCTTCCTGATCGGTGTGGCCATCGCCCTGCTGTTCGCTTTCGCCAACCCCTTCGTCCTGGCCTAA
- the atpB gene encoding F0F1 ATP synthase subunit A yields MAAEAHAPTASEYIVHHLQHLQNVKQGFIVDFSVINIDSIFVSAAIGILMLLVFWSAARKASSGVPGRFQAAVEILVEMVDNQAKANIHNAQSRKFIAPLALTVFVWIFLMNAMDMLPVDLLPVLWQGATGDSHAYLRVVPTADLSTTLGLSSAVLLLCFYYSIKIKGLGGWIHELFTAPFGTSKNPLFAAILGVVNLAMQIIEYVAKTVSHGMRLFGNMYAGELVFCLIALMGGAAAMSLSGVLLPVGHIIAGSIWAIFHILIITLQAFIFMMLALIYLGQAHDAH; encoded by the coding sequence ATGGCCGCAGAAGCGCATGCACCAACCGCCAGTGAATACATCGTTCACCACTTGCAGCACCTGCAGAACGTCAAGCAGGGTTTCATTGTTGACTTTTCCGTCATCAACATCGATTCGATCTTTGTCAGTGCAGCGATCGGCATATTGATGTTGCTGGTCTTCTGGTCGGCGGCGCGCAAGGCCAGTTCCGGTGTTCCGGGCCGCTTCCAGGCGGCAGTCGAGATCCTGGTCGAGATGGTGGACAACCAGGCCAAGGCCAACATCCACAACGCGCAAAGCCGCAAGTTCATCGCCCCCCTGGCGCTGACCGTCTTCGTCTGGATCTTCCTGATGAACGCCATGGATATGTTGCCCGTCGACCTGCTGCCGGTGCTGTGGCAGGGCGCGACCGGTGACAGCCACGCCTATCTGCGCGTCGTGCCCACGGCCGACCTGTCCACCACGCTGGGCCTGTCCTCTGCCGTACTGCTGCTGTGCTTTTACTACAGCATCAAGATCAAGGGCCTGGGCGGCTGGATTCACGAGCTGTTCACGGCGCCGTTCGGCACCAGCAAGAACCCGCTGTTTGCCGCCATTCTGGGTGTGGTGAACCTGGCCATGCAGATCATTGAATACGTTGCCAAGACTGTCTCGCATGGCATGCGACTGTTTGGCAATATGTACGCTGGTGAGTTGGTGTTCTGCCTGATCGCCCTGATGGGTGGTGCGGCTGCCATGTCGCTCTCTGGTGTGTTGCTCCCCGTGGGGCACATCATTGCGGGCTCGATCTGGGCGATCTTCCACATACTGATCATCACCCTGCAGGCCTTCATTTTCATGATGCTGGCGCTGATTTACCTCGGCCAGGCGCATGACGCTCACTGA
- a CDS encoding YbeD family protein has product MTTPADIPASDPRKDSLIEYPSRFPIKVMGAKVDGFVHAIVELARRHDPSFDASTIELRDSRAGNYLGVTITITATSREQLDDLYRALSSHPMVKVVL; this is encoded by the coding sequence ATGACCACCCCAGCCGACATCCCCGCATCCGACCCGCGCAAGGACTCCCTCATCGAGTACCCCTCGCGCTTTCCCATCAAAGTGATGGGCGCGAAGGTAGATGGTTTCGTGCACGCCATCGTCGAGCTTGCACGGCGCCATGACCCGAGCTTCGATGCCTCCACCATAGAGTTGCGCGACAGCCGTGCCGGCAACTACCTGGGCGTGACCATCACGATCACGGCCACCAGCCGCGAGCAGCTCGATGACCTGTACCGCGCGCTGTCCTCGCACCCCATGGTGAAGGTCGTGTTATGA
- the lipB gene encoding lipoyl(octanoyl) transferase LipB, protein MNDQAVQVRLLGRVDYSETVAAMQSFTVQRTADTPDELWICEHAAVYTQGFAAKNNHILAPGDIPVVATNRGGQVTHHGPGQVVAYPLLDLQRAGYYVKEYVYRLEESLIRTLAHYDVTGHRVDGAPGIYVRLDDPGGHAMLAQRPQRRTPGSPRPQPDFTGLGKIAAIGIKVSHHCTYHGVALNVAMDLEPFSRINPCGYAGLQTVDLASIGVKTDWADAAAVLGRQLALRLAP, encoded by the coding sequence ATGAACGACCAGGCCGTGCAGGTTCGGCTTCTGGGTCGGGTGGACTACAGCGAAACCGTGGCCGCCATGCAGAGCTTCACCGTGCAGCGCACCGCCGACACCCCGGATGAACTATGGATTTGTGAGCATGCCGCGGTTTATACGCAAGGCTTTGCCGCTAAAAACAATCATATTCTTGCCCCAGGTGACATCCCTGTCGTGGCCACCAACCGCGGCGGGCAGGTCACGCACCATGGCCCGGGACAGGTGGTGGCCTATCCGCTGCTGGATCTGCAGCGCGCCGGCTACTACGTAAAGGAATATGTGTACCGGCTGGAGGAGTCCTTGATCCGCACCCTGGCGCACTATGACGTGACCGGCCACCGTGTGGACGGCGCGCCTGGCATCTACGTGCGCCTGGATGATCCCGGTGGCCACGCCATGTTGGCGCAGCGCCCGCAAAGGCGCACGCCTGGCAGCCCCCGCCCGCAACCCGATTTCACCGGCCTGGGCAAGATTGCCGCGATTGGCATCAAGGTGTCGCACCACTGCACGTACCATGGCGTGGCCCTGAATGTGGCCATGGATCTGGAGCCGTTCTCCCGCATCAATCCCTGCGGGTATGCCGGCCTGCAAACGGTGGACCTGGCGAGCATCGGCGTCAAGACCGACTGGGCTGACGCGGCAGCCGTGCTAGGCCGACAGCTTGCACTGCGCCTCGCGCCCTAA
- a CDS encoding ATP synthase subunit I: protein MAQASTREKVTASEAESEVEDSDFKPLTAQQAQEWRDRQPPLSVWRIVVMQALVGVVVALLAWWLTGRLQVAWSAGYGALSVVLPAALFARGMARKRTSAGAAMAGLMGWELVKIVLTVAMLAAAPRLVPGLSWLALLAGMVITMKTYWIALLARPGVRRTD from the coding sequence GTGGCGCAGGCATCTACCCGCGAGAAAGTTACCGCCTCTGAGGCTGAATCTGAGGTTGAGGATTCGGACTTCAAGCCCCTGACTGCGCAGCAGGCCCAGGAATGGCGTGATCGCCAGCCGCCGTTGTCGGTGTGGCGCATCGTTGTCATGCAGGCTCTGGTGGGAGTGGTGGTGGCGCTGCTGGCGTGGTGGCTGACGGGGCGGTTGCAAGTGGCCTGGTCTGCTGGCTATGGCGCCTTGTCGGTGGTGTTGCCGGCGGCGCTGTTTGCGCGCGGCATGGCGCGCAAGCGCACATCCGCCGGGGCGGCCATGGCCGGGCTCATGGGTTGGGAGTTGGTGAAGATTGTTTTAACCGTTGCCATGTTGGCGGCGGCGCCCAGGCTGGTGCCGGGGCTCAGTTGGCTGGCGTTGCTGGCCGGCATGGTGATAACGATGAAAACGTACTGGATCGCGCTGCTGGCGCGGCCCGGTGTCCGACGAACCGATTGA